One genomic segment of Bradyrhizobium prioriisuperbiae includes these proteins:
- the queG gene encoding tRNA epoxyqueuosine(34) reductase QueG produces the protein MAGGGSGLADLCGPRLLNTSDQNASHKATGPDLRAALEREATALGFDALGITDPAAIGSAGDKLQQFLQSGAHGDMAWLADTRRTHPRLLWQDVRSIIMLGVNYGPDENPLAVLAKRSHGAISVYARGDDYHELIKKRLKALARWLLAQAGGDVKVFVDTAAVMEKPLAHQAGLGWQGKHTNLVSQEFGSWLFLGAIFTTLDLPRDVAKTDHCGSCRACLDSCPTAAFPAPYRLDARRCVSYLTIELKGPIPHEFRRAIGNRIYGCDDCLAACPWNKFAEVGRETKLAARDELRAPALRDLARLDDAAFRATFTKSPVKRIGRDRFVRNVLIAIGNSSNPSLAQEAERLLTDDSAMVRGAAVWALAQLLPADEFARLAASAHDPDEAVQQEWTQALASSPAQAIPI, from the coding sequence ATGGCTGGCGGGGGTTCCGGCCTCGCCGACCTATGTGGACCTCGACTTCTGAACACCTCGGACCAGAACGCGTCCCACAAGGCCACCGGCCCCGACCTCAGGGCGGCGCTGGAACGCGAAGCCACCGCGCTCGGCTTCGACGCCCTCGGCATCACCGATCCCGCCGCCATCGGCAGCGCGGGAGACAAGCTGCAGCAATTTCTGCAATCGGGCGCCCATGGCGACATGGCATGGCTTGCCGACACCCGCCGCACCCATCCCCGGCTGCTGTGGCAGGACGTCCGCTCGATCATCATGCTCGGCGTCAATTACGGGCCGGACGAAAATCCGCTCGCCGTCCTCGCGAAGCGCAGCCACGGCGCAATATCGGTCTATGCTCGCGGCGACGACTATCACGAGCTGATCAAGAAGCGCCTCAAGGCGCTGGCGCGCTGGCTGCTCGCGCAGGCGGGCGGTGACGTCAAGGTGTTCGTCGACACCGCCGCGGTGATGGAAAAACCGCTGGCGCATCAGGCCGGCCTCGGCTGGCAGGGCAAGCACACCAACCTGGTCTCGCAGGAGTTTGGCTCCTGGCTGTTTCTCGGCGCGATCTTCACCACGCTGGACCTGCCGCGTGACGTCGCCAAAACCGATCACTGCGGCTCGTGCCGCGCCTGTCTCGACAGCTGCCCCACGGCAGCGTTTCCCGCGCCTTATCGGCTCGATGCGCGGCGTTGCGTGTCCTATCTGACCATCGAACTCAAGGGGCCGATCCCGCACGAATTCCGCCGCGCGATCGGCAACCGCATCTATGGCTGCGACGATTGTCTGGCGGCCTGCCCCTGGAACAAGTTCGCCGAGGTCGGCCGCGAAACAAAACTCGCTGCGCGGGACGAACTGCGCGCGCCCGCGCTGCGCGATCTGGCCCGGCTCGATGATGCGGCGTTTCGCGCGACATTCACCAAGTCGCCGGTCAAGCGGATCGGCCGTGATCGTTTTGTCCGCAATGTGCTGATCGCGATCGGCAATTCCAGCAATCCGTCGCTCGCGCAGGAAGCCGAACGCCTGCTCACGGACGACAGCGCGATGGTCCGCGGCGCCGCGGTGTGGGCGCTGGCGCAATTGCTGCCGGCCGATGAGTTTGCAAGACTTGCGGCATCCGCGCACGATCCGGATGAGGCAGTGCAGCAGGAATGGACGCAGGCACTCGCGTCCAGCCCTGCTCAAGCAATTCCGATTTAG
- a CDS encoding complex I NDUFA9 subunit family protein — MTDAPATSSPVQTSTNTLVTIFGGSGFLGRHVVRALAKRDYRIRVAVRRPDLAGHLQPLGKVGQIHAVQANLRYPESVTAAVRDAEIVVNLVAILAESGAQTFDAVQVQGAATIAAAAKAAGARLIHVSAIGADTNSSSAYARAKAAGEKAVFDAVPDATIFRPSLMFGPEDQFTNRFAALARIMPALPLVGGDTRVQPAFVGDVARAIADAVDGHARSGATYEVGGPEVMTMREILDFILKTIERDRVLMPLPFGLAGMMAWFLRFAPGALKLTPDQVQLLRSDNVVSDAAKTAGLTLEGLGLVPESLAAIAPSYLWRFRKTGQFRSSAA; from the coding sequence ATGACTGACGCGCCCGCGACTTCAAGCCCCGTCCAGACCTCGACAAACACCCTGGTCACGATTTTCGGCGGCTCCGGGTTCCTCGGTCGGCATGTGGTGCGGGCCCTGGCCAAGCGCGACTATCGCATCCGTGTCGCCGTACGCCGTCCCGATCTGGCCGGGCACCTGCAGCCGCTCGGCAAAGTCGGCCAGATTCATGCAGTTCAGGCCAATCTTCGTTATCCGGAGTCGGTCACCGCCGCCGTGCGCGATGCCGAAATCGTCGTCAATCTGGTGGCCATTCTGGCCGAGAGCGGCGCACAGACCTTCGATGCCGTGCAGGTGCAGGGCGCCGCCACTATCGCAGCCGCCGCCAAGGCCGCCGGTGCCCGCCTGATCCACGTCTCCGCCATCGGCGCGGACACGAATTCGTCCTCGGCCTATGCCCGCGCCAAGGCTGCCGGCGAAAAAGCCGTGTTTGACGCCGTGCCGGACGCCACCATTTTCCGCCCGTCGCTGATGTTCGGACCGGAGGATCAGTTCACCAACCGCTTTGCCGCGCTTGCCCGCATCATGCCGGCGCTGCCACTGGTCGGCGGCGATACGCGCGTGCAGCCGGCTTTCGTCGGCGACGTGGCCCGCGCCATTGCCGACGCGGTCGACGGCCACGCGCGCAGCGGCGCGACTTATGAGGTCGGCGGCCCCGAAGTGATGACCATGCGAGAGATACTGGACTTCATCCTGAAGACCATCGAGCGCGACCGCGTGCTGATGCCGCTGCCGTTTGGCCTCGCCGGGATGATGGCCTGGTTCCTGCGGTTCGCACCGGGCGCGCTGAAGCTGACGCCCGACCAGGTGCAGCTGCTGCGATCGGACAATGTGGTGTCGGATGCGGCAAAGACCGCCGGCCTGACCCTGGAAGGCCTCGGCCTCGTGCCGGAGTCGCTCGCCGCCATCGCGCCGTCGTATCTCTGGCGCTTCCGCAAGACCGGCCAGTTCCGCAGCAGCGCGGCCTGA
- the lptC gene encoding LPS export ABC transporter periplasmic protein LptC, with product MSIQGQTYQAGMEVRFARADRHSRRVRLMRKAIPVVVVSSLLVIAGASIFNPFRYITGLPIDIKNIAVSGTKITMESPHLAGFTPDQRPYDLRAKTATQDVTDPNHVDLHQLSSKVQMEDKSTVTMDALNGRFDTKSQILDLKDNIFLQSSTGYEARLSQAQVDIAKGTVASDQPVDVKLLNGTLNANRLRITDSGALVVFDGGVSMIMIPEPPATPAAPQRDEPVSAAPVSSAKKK from the coding sequence GTGTCAATTCAAGGCCAGACCTATCAGGCCGGTATGGAGGTGCGGTTCGCGCGGGCCGATCGCCACAGCCGGCGCGTGCGCCTGATGCGCAAGGCGATTCCGGTGGTGGTGGTGAGCTCGCTGCTGGTGATCGCCGGCGCCTCGATCTTCAATCCATTTCGGTACATCACGGGGTTGCCGATCGATATCAAGAATATCGCCGTGTCGGGCACCAAGATCACGATGGAATCGCCGCATCTCGCCGGCTTCACCCCGGATCAGCGGCCCTACGATCTGCGGGCGAAAACCGCGACCCAGGATGTCACCGATCCAAATCATGTCGATCTGCATCAGCTGAGCTCGAAAGTGCAGATGGAAGACAAGTCGACCGTGACCATGGATGCGCTCAACGGCCGGTTCGATACCAAAAGCCAGATCCTGGATCTCAAGGACAACATCTTCCTGCAATCCTCCACCGGGTATGAAGCCCGCCTCAGCCAGGCGCAGGTCGATATCGCCAAGGGAACGGTCGCGTCGGATCAGCCTGTCGACGTCAAGCTGCTGAACGGAACCCTTAATGCCAATCGTTTGCGCATCACCGACAGCGGCGCGCTGGTGGTGTTCGACGGCGGTGTTTCGATGATCATGATCCCGGAACCGCCCGCTACGCCGGCGGCGCCGCAGCGCGACGAGCCGGTGTCCGCCGCGCCGGTGTCGTCGGCAAAGAAGAAATGA
- a CDS encoding alpha/beta hydrolase produces the protein MSISGAEAPVFTEVGPAQDVRRIAVRARSGTSPGLFWLGGFASDMKGTKAQALDEWAAKKGRACVRFDYSGHGESGGAFVDGTIGRWCEDSLAVFDRFCEGPQIVIGSSMGGWMALLLAQELAKRSKASPPRASLAGLILIAPAPDFTEDLMWKAFSPAIKAEIETNGVWYRPSEYGDPQPITRALIEDGRKHLVLGSTIDTGCPVRILQGAKDPDVPWQHAFELTHRLPSEDVVLTMIQDGDHRLSRPQDISRLLATVTELS, from the coding sequence ATGAGCATTTCGGGTGCCGAGGCCCCTGTCTTCACCGAGGTCGGGCCCGCGCAGGACGTGCGGCGCATCGCGGTCCGTGCGCGGAGCGGAACTTCGCCCGGCCTGTTCTGGCTCGGCGGGTTCGCCTCCGACATGAAGGGCACCAAGGCTCAGGCGCTGGACGAATGGGCGGCTAAGAAGGGTCGGGCCTGCGTTCGCTTCGACTATTCGGGGCATGGCGAGTCCGGTGGTGCATTCGTCGACGGCACCATCGGTCGCTGGTGCGAGGACAGCCTCGCCGTATTCGACCGGTTTTGCGAGGGGCCGCAGATCGTGATCGGCTCGTCGATGGGCGGATGGATGGCGCTGCTGCTGGCGCAGGAGTTGGCCAAGCGCTCCAAAGCGTCTCCGCCGCGCGCCTCGCTCGCCGGTTTGATCCTGATCGCACCGGCGCCGGATTTCACCGAAGACCTGATGTGGAAGGCGTTCTCGCCGGCGATCAAGGCCGAGATCGAGACCAACGGTGTCTGGTATCGCCCGTCGGAGTATGGCGATCCGCAGCCGATCACGCGGGCGCTGATCGAGGACGGGCGCAAGCACCTCGTGCTCGGCTCCACCATCGACACCGGCTGCCCGGTGCGCATTCTGCAGGGCGCGAAGGATCCCGACGTGCCGTGGCAGCACGCCTTCGAGCTGACCCACCGGCTGCCGAGCGAGGATGTGGTCCTCACCATGATCCAGGACGGTGACCACCGGCTCTCCCGTCCGCAGGACATTTCGCGCCTGCTGGCGACGGTGACGGAATTGTCGTGA
- a CDS encoding glutathione S-transferase family protein has product MFTLFHHPFCPHSRFVRLALGEYGLDVRLVEERVWERREAFLALNPAAATPVMVVEGVPPIPGPAIISEYLDENHGAELADHRLLPTSTGERIEVRRLMAWFNEKFYEEASNPLVTERIYKRYMSEEDGGGAPSMDVIRAAKANVRYHLAYIGWLARSRNYLAGDTLTYADLAAAAHLSAIDYLGDVPWIEDDAAKAWYARIKSRPSFRSLLSEWLAGVPASPTYVDLDF; this is encoded by the coding sequence ATGTTCACACTGTTCCATCATCCGTTCTGCCCTCACTCTCGTTTCGTCCGGCTCGCGCTCGGCGAATACGGTCTTGACGTGCGGCTGGTGGAAGAGCGGGTGTGGGAGCGGCGTGAAGCATTTCTCGCCCTCAATCCCGCGGCGGCAACGCCCGTGATGGTGGTCGAGGGCGTTCCGCCCATTCCCGGGCCCGCCATCATCAGCGAATATCTTGATGAGAACCACGGCGCGGAGCTGGCCGATCACCGCCTGCTGCCGACGTCGACGGGCGAGCGCATCGAAGTGCGCCGGCTGATGGCCTGGTTCAACGAGAAATTCTACGAGGAGGCCAGCAACCCGCTGGTCACCGAGCGCATCTACAAGCGCTACATGAGCGAAGAGGACGGTGGCGGCGCGCCATCCATGGATGTGATCCGCGCAGCCAAGGCCAATGTGCGCTATCATCTGGCCTATATCGGCTGGCTGGCCCGCTCGCGGAACTATCTGGCGGGTGACACGCTGACCTACGCGGACCTCGCGGCGGCGGCGCACCTCTCAGCCATCGACTATCTGGGCGATGTGCCATGGATCGAGGACGACGCGGCAAAGGCGTGGTACGCGCGGATCAAGTCGCGCCCATCGTTCCGCTCGCTGCTGAGCGAATGGCTGGCGGGGGTTCCGGCCTCGCCGACCTATGTGGACCTCGACTTCTGA
- a CDS encoding undecaprenyl-diphosphate phosphatase has product MLSDTIKAIILGIVEGVTEFLPVSSTGHLLLVQHIFGLDGSGFWNTFNVLIQLGAILAILVIYFERLWRIALNMFSDPAAQRFVIGVLIAFLPAVAMGLLFGHWIKEKLFDPWVVCFSLIVGGAVLLWIDRLDLKPRFHDATTFSLPMYLGIGIAQCAAMIPGVSRSGASIVSAMLFGADKRSAAEFSFFLAIPTMVAAFAYDFYKNRAEMNTDHLAIVAIGFVVSFITAIIVVRTFLNFVTRNGFAFFAWWRVTVGVLGLIALALGK; this is encoded by the coding sequence ATGCTTTCCGATACAATCAAGGCGATCATTCTCGGGATCGTCGAGGGCGTCACCGAATTCCTTCCTGTGTCCTCCACCGGACATCTGTTGCTGGTGCAGCATATTTTCGGTCTCGACGGCAGCGGCTTCTGGAACACCTTCAATGTGCTGATCCAGCTTGGTGCCATTCTGGCGATCCTGGTGATTTACTTTGAACGCTTGTGGCGCATTGCGCTGAATATGTTCTCGGACCCCGCTGCGCAGCGTTTTGTGATAGGGGTTTTGATCGCGTTCCTGCCTGCCGTAGCGATGGGCTTGCTATTTGGACATTGGATCAAGGAGAAACTTTTCGATCCTTGGGTGGTGTGTTTCTCGTTGATCGTGGGCGGCGCGGTGCTGCTCTGGATTGATCGCCTCGATTTGAAGCCGCGGTTTCACGATGCCACCACGTTCTCGCTGCCGATGTATCTGGGCATCGGCATCGCGCAATGCGCAGCAATGATTCCCGGCGTGTCGCGCTCGGGTGCGAGCATCGTGTCGGCGATGCTGTTCGGCGCCGACAAGCGTTCGGCGGCGGAGTTTTCGTTCTTCCTCGCCATTCCGACCATGGTCGCCGCGTTCGCGTACGATTTCTACAAGAATCGCGCCGAGATGAATACCGATCATCTGGCCATTGTCGCGATCGGCTTCGTGGTGTCGTTCATCACCGCGATCATCGTGGTGCGGACATTCCTGAACTTCGTGACCCGTAACGGCTTCGCGTTTTTCGCATGGTGGCGCGTGACGGTGGGCGTGCTTGGCCTGATCGCGCTGGCGCTCGGGAAATAA
- the rpoN gene encoding RNA polymerase factor sigma-54, with product MALTQRLEFRQTQSLVMTPQLMQAIKLLQLSNLDLATFVEEELERNPLLDRAAETGEPAEAREPSYEPSADGGDESGGDGGGFEADGGSGDGFERSSINGADPAPEDWLSRDLGSRSEMEQTFDTGLDNVFTEEPAEAAARVAQDAAPTAYTEWGGGSSNDDDYNLEAFVAAETTLGGHLAEQLAVAFTAPAQRMIGQYLIDLVDEAGYLPPDLGQAGERLGAAERDVEAVVAVLQKFDPPGICARNLSECLAIQLRDRDRFDPAMQALVEHLDLLAKRDFNQLRKICGVDDDDLVDMIAEIRRLDPKPGLKFGSTRMQTVVPDVYVRPGPDGGWLVELNSDTLPRVLVNQIYYTQLSKTIRKSDDKSYFSDCLQSATWLVRALDQRARTILKVATEIVRQQDGFFTHGVAHLRPLNLKAVADAIQMHESTVSRVTANKYMATNRGSFELKYFFTASIASADGGEAHSAEAVRHRIKILIDAENPAAILSDDTIVEQLRADGIDIARRTVAKYREAMRIPSSVQRRREKQSSLHMTSRSRDTAPA from the coding sequence ATGGCGCTGACCCAAAGATTAGAGTTCCGCCAGACCCAGTCGCTGGTGATGACGCCGCAGCTGATGCAGGCCATCAAGCTGCTGCAGCTGTCGAATCTCGATCTGGCCACGTTCGTCGAGGAGGAGCTGGAACGCAACCCGCTGCTGGATCGCGCCGCGGAAACCGGCGAGCCGGCCGAGGCCCGCGAACCTTCCTATGAACCGTCGGCCGATGGCGGTGATGAGTCCGGAGGTGACGGCGGCGGTTTCGAGGCAGACGGCGGCTCTGGGGACGGCTTCGAGCGCTCCAGCATCAATGGCGCGGATCCGGCGCCTGAGGACTGGCTCAGCCGCGACCTCGGCAGCCGGTCCGAAATGGAACAGACCTTCGATACCGGCCTCGACAATGTGTTCACGGAAGAGCCGGCGGAAGCCGCCGCGCGGGTCGCCCAGGACGCAGCGCCGACCGCCTACACGGAGTGGGGCGGCGGCTCGTCCAACGACGACGACTACAATCTCGAGGCCTTCGTTGCCGCGGAAACCACGCTGGGGGGCCATCTCGCCGAACAGCTTGCGGTGGCGTTCACGGCGCCGGCGCAGCGCATGATCGGACAGTATCTGATCGACCTGGTGGACGAGGCCGGCTATCTGCCGCCCGACCTCGGCCAGGCCGGCGAGCGGCTGGGCGCGGCCGAGCGCGATGTCGAAGCCGTGGTGGCGGTGCTGCAGAAGTTCGATCCGCCGGGCATTTGTGCCCGCAATCTGAGCGAATGCCTCGCCATCCAGTTACGCGACCGCGATCGATTCGATCCGGCGATGCAGGCGCTGGTCGAGCATCTCGATCTCTTGGCAAAACGTGATTTCAACCAGCTGCGGAAAATCTGCGGCGTCGACGACGATGATCTCGTCGACATGATCGCTGAGATCCGTCGTCTCGATCCCAAGCCGGGGCTGAAGTTCGGCTCAACGCGCATGCAGACGGTGGTGCCGGATGTCTATGTGCGGCCCGGCCCCGACGGCGGCTGGCTGGTCGAGCTCAACAGCGATACCCTGCCCCGGGTGCTGGTGAACCAGATTTATTACACCCAGCTGTCGAAGACGATCCGCAAGTCGGACGACAAGTCGTACTTCTCGGATTGCCTGCAAAGCGCGACCTGGCTGGTGCGCGCGCTGGATCAGCGCGCCCGCACCATTCTCAAGGTTGCGACCGAGATCGTTCGCCAGCAGGACGGGTTCTTCACCCATGGCGTCGCGCATCTGCGGCCGCTCAACCTGAAGGCCGTGGCGGACGCGATCCAGATGCACGAATCGACGGTGTCGCGCGTCACCGCCAATAAATATATGGCGACAAATCGCGGCAGTTTCGAATTGAAGTACTTCTTCACCGCCTCGATCGCGTCGGCCGACGGCGGCGAGGCGCATTCGGCCGAAGCCGTTCGCCACCGCATCAAAATTCTGATCGATGCCGAAAACCCGGCGGCCATTCTATCCGACGATACCATCGTGGAACAACTGCGCGCCGACGGCATTGACATTGCCCGCAGGACCGTCGCGAAATACCGCGAAGCCATGCGGATTCCCTCGTCCGTCCAGCGGCGGCGCGAAAAGCAGAGTTCACTGCACATGACCTCCCGCTCCCGTGACACTGCACCCGCTTGA
- a CDS encoding LptA/OstA family protein, translating to MTLAGACDAWAQGPAAQGATMQAGPNAMQGFSQNRDKPIQIDAGSLELRDKDKAATFKDNVKVVQGDTTMRCKVLVVYYDGGANSGGSSQPKPTMTSATPGPTGSSSIKRLEAKGGVVVTQKDQTVTGDTGEFDMRSNTITMNGNVVMTQADKVLRGDRLIVDMTTGVSRVEVKSGGRVQMLIPNAGKAAGPGGLIPGGGEPPAAPAKPNSAGKPTNLNDLTGSGKR from the coding sequence ATGACGCTGGCCGGCGCCTGCGATGCGTGGGCGCAAGGTCCTGCGGCACAGGGCGCGACCATGCAGGCGGGCCCCAACGCGATGCAGGGCTTTTCGCAAAATCGCGACAAGCCGATCCAGATCGATGCCGGCAGCCTTGAACTGCGTGACAAGGACAAGGCCGCGACATTCAAGGACAACGTCAAGGTGGTGCAGGGCGACACCACCATGCGCTGCAAGGTTCTGGTGGTGTATTACGACGGCGGGGCAAACTCCGGCGGATCCAGCCAGCCGAAGCCGACCATGACGTCGGCGACCCCAGGTCCCACCGGCAGCTCGTCGATCAAACGGCTCGAGGCCAAGGGTGGCGTTGTCGTCACCCAGAAAGACCAGACCGTGACCGGTGATACCGGCGAGTTCGACATGCGGTCGAACACCATCACCATGAACGGCAACGTGGTCATGACCCAGGCCGACAAAGTGCTGCGCGGCGATAGACTGATCGTGGACATGACCACCGGCGTGTCCCGGGTCGAGGTCAAGAGCGGTGGCCGGGTCCAGATGCTGATTCCAAATGCCGGTAAGGCAGCGGGTCCCGGCGGGCTGATTCCCGGCGGCGGTGAGCCTCCAGCTGCGCCAGCGAAGCCCAACAGTGCCGGAAAACCAACGAATCTCAACGACTTGACCGGTTCGGGAAAGCGCTGA
- the lptB gene encoding LPS export ABC transporter ATP-binding protein, whose product MVDLLRMFRRKGPPRGPQAFGRAKDITSLSDRVGDLLRSPSRETPAAPAVARQPSEPAADEAYDEQQYDEAPQQPRWMANGVATAAGNVAPQQRAAPRSGFLAIHGVEKTFGSRQVVRGVSLYVRRGEAVGILGPNGAGKTTVFYMITGLIPADRGRVELDGHDVTKLPMYQRARLGIGYLPQEASIFRGLNVEDNIRAVLEVVEPDRRKRERELDALLDEFNITRLRKSPSIALSGGERRRVEIARALATRPNYMLLDEPFAGIDPIAVGDIQDLVRHLTNRGIGVLITDHNVRETLGLTDRAYIVYAGEVLTEGSPEEIVNDPDVRRLYLGEEFRL is encoded by the coding sequence ATGGTTGATCTCCTGCGCATGTTCCGTCGGAAGGGACCACCGCGCGGCCCGCAGGCATTCGGGCGCGCCAAGGACATCACGTCACTCAGTGATCGTGTCGGTGATCTGCTTCGTAGTCCGTCGCGCGAAACGCCGGCGGCGCCGGCTGTGGCCCGCCAACCATCCGAACCCGCCGCCGACGAAGCTTACGACGAACAGCAGTACGACGAGGCTCCGCAACAGCCGCGCTGGATGGCCAATGGGGTTGCCACGGCAGCGGGCAACGTCGCGCCGCAGCAGCGCGCCGCGCCGCGTTCGGGCTTCCTGGCCATTCACGGCGTCGAAAAGACCTTCGGCTCGCGCCAGGTCGTGCGCGGTGTCAGCCTGTATGTGCGCCGCGGCGAGGCGGTGGGCATTCTCGGGCCCAACGGCGCCGGCAAGACCACGGTGTTCTACATGATCACCGGCCTCATTCCGGCGGATCGCGGCCGTGTCGAACTCGACGGCCATGACGTGACCAAGCTGCCGATGTATCAGCGCGCCCGGCTCGGCATCGGCTATCTGCCGCAGGAAGCCTCGATTTTCCGCGGCCTCAATGTCGAGGACAATATTCGCGCGGTGCTCGAGGTGGTCGAGCCGGATCGCCGCAAGCGCGAGCGCGAACTCGATGCGCTGCTGGACGAATTCAACATCACGCGGCTGCGCAAGTCGCCGTCGATCGCATTGTCGGGCGGCGAGCGGCGGCGCGTGGAAATCGCGCGCGCGCTGGCGACGCGGCCGAATTACATGCTGCTCGACGAACCGTTCGCCGGCATCGATCCGATCGCGGTGGGCGACATTCAGGACCTGGTGCGCCACCTCACCAACCGCGGCATCGGCGTGCTGATCACCGACCACAACGTTCGCGAAACGCTCGGCCTCACCGACCGCGCCTACATCGTCTATGCCGGCGAGGTGCTCACCGAAGGCAGCCCGGAAGAGATCGTCAACGATCCCGACGTGCGCCGCCTCTATCTCGGCGAGGAATTCCGGCTTTAG
- a CDS encoding ribonuclease D, protein MTIRLHRGDLPDLGRYTTSVAIDTETLGLNPHRDRLCVVQLSNGDGTADVVQIPAGHSDAPNLKKLLADPAITKIFHFARFDLAALFHALGVMPQPVYCTKIASRLVRTYTDRHGLKDLVRELLGIDLSKQQQSSDWGAPTLSDAQLAYAASDVLHLHDLRTRLDEMLAREKRTALADACFGFLPARALLDLQGWSEQDIFAHS, encoded by the coding sequence ATGACCATCCGCCTGCATCGCGGCGATTTGCCGGACCTCGGCCGCTATACCACCTCGGTCGCCATCGATACGGAGACTCTGGGCCTCAATCCGCATCGCGACCGGCTCTGCGTGGTGCAGCTGTCGAATGGCGACGGCACCGCTGACGTGGTGCAGATTCCGGCAGGGCATAGCGACGCACCCAATCTCAAGAAGCTGCTCGCGGATCCGGCCATTACCAAGATCTTCCACTTCGCGCGATTTGATCTCGCGGCGCTGTTCCACGCGCTTGGCGTGATGCCGCAGCCGGTCTATTGCACCAAGATCGCGTCAAGGCTGGTTCGTACCTACACCGATCGCCATGGCCTGAAGGACCTCGTCCGCGAGCTCCTGGGCATCGATCTGTCGAAGCAGCAGCAGTCGAGCGACTGGGGCGCGCCGACTTTGAGCGATGCGCAGCTTGCCTATGCCGCCTCCGACGTGCTGCATCTGCATGACCTGCGCACCCGTCTCGACGAGATGCTGGCGCGGGAAAAGCGGACCGCGCTGGCGGACGCCTGCTTCGGGTTTCTCCCGGCGCGCGCGCTGCTCGATCTGCAGGGATGGAGCGAGCAGGATATTTTCGCCCATTCCTGA
- a CDS encoding TRAP transporter substrate-binding protein codes for MLACPAVLRAEPLRLRIGHALPVTHPVHPAIQHFADVLHEKSGGAIELAVFPDGQIGQETNLLAQLKAGKLDFAKVSASALEREAPAYRVFSLPFVFRDHAHWRSVTTNTVGDSILASGSSVGLVGLTYYDAGSRSFYGHRPINHPDDLKGLKIRIQPSPTMARMMRLFGAEGVEMAWDLVFTALSSRLVDGAENSVVALIVGRHGEVVSHYSLDEHTMVPDVFLISEARWSSMAPAQQTMVREAALASYDRMNVLWADFQTKARGTVERMGVTFIQPDKRPFIERAAPILTEFADDRPLLDLIGRIAQS; via the coding sequence ATGCTCGCCTGTCCGGCGGTGCTGCGCGCCGAACCGCTGCGGTTGCGGATTGGGCACGCCTTGCCGGTGACCCATCCGGTGCATCCGGCGATCCAGCATTTCGCCGATGTGCTGCACGAGAAATCCGGCGGCGCGATCGAGCTTGCGGTGTTTCCTGACGGCCAGATCGGGCAGGAAACCAATCTGCTGGCGCAGCTCAAGGCCGGCAAACTCGATTTCGCCAAGGTCAGCGCCAGTGCGCTGGAGCGTGAGGCGCCGGCGTATCGCGTGTTCAGCCTGCCGTTCGTGTTCCGCGATCACGCCCACTGGCGCAGCGTGACCACCAACACGGTCGGTGACAGTATCCTGGCGTCGGGATCCTCGGTCGGCCTTGTCGGCCTCACCTATTATGACGCCGGCTCGCGCAGCTTTTACGGCCACAGGCCGATCAATCATCCTGACGACCTGAAGGGCTTGAAGATTCGCATCCAGCCCTCGCCGACCATGGCGCGGATGATGCGTCTGTTCGGCGCCGAAGGCGTCGAGATGGCGTGGGACCTGGTGTTCACGGCGCTCAGCTCCCGCCTGGTGGACGGCGCCGAGAACAGCGTCGTGGCGCTGATCGTCGGCCGGCATGGCGAGGTGGTGTCGCACTACTCGCTCGACGAGCACACCATGGTGCCTGATGTGTTTCTGATCAGCGAGGCGCGCTGGAGCAGCATGGCCCCGGCGCAGCAAACGATGGTTCGCGAGGCGGCGCTCGCGTCCTACGACCGCATGAATGTGCTGTGGGCCGATTTCCAGACCAAGGCGCGGGGCACCGTGGAGCGCATGGGGGTGACCTTCATCCAGCCCGACAAGCGTCCCTTCATCGAGCGAGCGGCACCGATTCTGACGGAGTTCGCCGACGACCGGCCGCTGCTCGACCTGATTGGCCGGATCGCGCAGTCCTGA